A region from the Brachyspira hampsonii genome encodes:
- a CDS encoding response regulator encodes MNYSAIIIDDDNNRLNKVKAALESSSIEVFIAENLYELISKIYKYSVTILVFNPNLVWINIMEFIAELKKLPNFNEFTIFFLYENIDIDLEKEAKKHNIICMKYPMHINKLITKIESL; translated from the coding sequence ATGAATTACTCAGCTATAATAATAGATGATGATAATAACAGATTAAATAAAGTCAAAGCTGCTTTAGAAAGTTCTTCTATAGAAGTATTCATAGCCGAAAATTTATATGAACTTATAAGTAAAATATATAAATACAGTGTAACAATTTTAGTATTTAATCCTAATCTTGTATGGATAAATATCATGGAATTCATTGCAGAACTCAAAAAACTTCCAAATTTTAATGAATTTACTATATTCTTTTTATATGAAAATATAGACATAGACTTAGAAAAAGAAGCAAAAAAACATAATATAATATGCATGAAATATCCTATGCATATAAATAAATTAATAACAAAAATAGAATCTCTATGA
- a CDS encoding HD-GYP domain-containing protein, whose amino-acid sequence MPKIIIPLNEVKEGMKVASNIYNSDEKRIVDIGTVITKDIIETLKRNSITTISVMELLDLKKENTVNTSGDGKKAVLRGVIEENGKKILKIDSQEVAKKQEAAIEKTKSLYETAKNGGGIDFDSMKKEVNTMLSSIVENKDAHSYLSMLKRKDETMYKHAVDVATLAAITAGELNLTKVDMSNIMLGALVHDIGKVLIQESLLSKVNLTKEEGAILKKHPTQGYKLVKRDNLDDNIADIVLEHHEKYDGTGYPFQKDNKDISLYSKIVSICNTFNNLITKGEHGVPCTPDKAVKIIISLAKKDFDSDVVKAFQKAVGFYPNNTRVKLSNGSIARVIEQNPNLPLRPVLSIVKHLDGTVSDGLEVVDLSVSSDLFIKEIM is encoded by the coding sequence ATGCCAAAGATTATTATACCATTAAATGAAGTAAAAGAGGGAATGAAAGTAGCCAGCAATATATATAATAGCGATGAAAAAAGAATTGTAGATATTGGTACTGTAATTACAAAAGACATTATAGAAACTTTAAAAAGAAATTCTATCACTACAATTAGTGTAATGGAACTATTGGATTTAAAAAAAGAAAATACTGTTAATACTTCAGGAGACGGAAAAAAAGCTGTATTAAGAGGCGTAATAGAAGAGAATGGAAAAAAAATATTGAAAATAGATAGTCAGGAGGTAGCTAAAAAGCAGGAGGCTGCTATAGAAAAAACTAAGTCATTGTATGAAACAGCCAAGAACGGAGGCGGAATAGATTTTGATTCTATGAAGAAGGAAGTTAATACTATGCTTTCTTCTATAGTTGAAAATAAAGATGCTCATTCATATCTTTCTATGTTAAAAAGGAAAGATGAAACTATGTATAAACATGCTGTTGATGTAGCGACATTAGCGGCTATTACTGCCGGTGAATTAAATCTTACTAAAGTTGATATGTCTAATATTATGCTTGGAGCTTTAGTGCATGATATAGGAAAAGTTCTTATACAGGAAAGTTTGCTTTCAAAAGTTAATCTTACTAAAGAAGAAGGGGCTATATTAAAAAAACATCCTACTCAAGGTTATAAATTGGTAAAAAGGGATAATTTAGATGATAATATAGCAGATATTGTATTGGAGCATCATGAAAAATATGATGGAACGGGATATCCTTTTCAAAAAGACAATAAAGACATAAGTTTATATAGTAAAATAGTATCTATTTGTAATACTTTTAATAATTTGATAACTAAAGGAGAACATGGTGTTCCATGCACTCCGGATAAAGCTGTAAAAATAATTATATCTTTGGCAAAAAAAGATTTTGACAGCGATGTTGTAAAAGCATTTCAGAAGGCTGTAGGATTTTACCCTAATAACACAAGAGTAAAACTTTCCAATGGAAGTATAGCAAGAGTTATAGAACAGAACCCTAATTTACCTTTAAGACCTGTACTTTCTATTGTTAAGCATCTTGACGGTACTGTCAGTGATGGTTTAGAGGTTGTTGATTTGTCTGTATCGAGCGATTTATTTATTAAAGAAATAATGTAA